GACTCTAAATTAGTATATTTTACAGTTGCATAAATTAAATCACACTCTCCATTAAAGCCACGTATAACTAACTTTGTTAAATCTTTTGCTTGCTTCGAATTATAATTATAATCTTTTTCTATTGCATCATCTAAAGTAATCAATATCTTTTGTTTATCTTTTATATTTTTCAATTCTTGTTGATACATTATAGATTCTTCAAAATCATACTCATCTCCTTCATATGAACCTGAATATAAGATAAAATCTTGTTTTTCCAACTCTATTAAATCATTATTTAAAAATATAATTCTTTCATTTTTTTCAGTTATTTCTTTGTTTAATTCATTAATTTTATTATTTATTTCTATTTTTAAGTTTTCAACTTCTTTTCTTTTAAATAATACTTCACTTTCTTCAGATTCAAGTCTTTTTTGAATTTCTTCAGTTATTTCTTTAATTTGTTTTTGTTTTAAAGAAACTTCTTCACTTAATCCTTTAACTGTTTGGGCTATACCTTCTCTCTCTGCAGTTTTTCTAATAACCGAATTAAGTCTCTCTATCTCTTCTTGAAGCATCTTTGATTTTTTTTCCAATCCTTTATTACTTTCTAATAAAATTTCTTTTTTAGAAATTAAATATCTTACCAATAATATTAACGCTATGATAGTGATTAATAACATAACTTTATTCCCTCCAACTTTTTATAAAAATATCTTACTTAATTTAAAGTGTCTTAGAGCTTTTAAGTTTAAATCATATGCTTTTATATACCATTGATTATCTAGAGTATACAAATACTCTATAATCACTTCCTGGTTAATGTGGTGCATATTTATTTCAGAATATTTAAATTTAAATACCTCTCCTGTCCCCAAAAACTTTTCTTCAATCACTAATTCACTATATTTTAGTTCTTCTTTTTTTTCACTACTTCTATCTTTACCTAATGAGATTTTAGAGTTTTCTTCTAGTACATCATTCTTATATGTACTCTTAAAACTTCTACAGCCTAAAAATACTATCAATAACATTATTATTCCAACTAAATACTGCTTTTCAATACAAATCAAACCTATTACAATAAAATAATATGGTATATCTACAAATAACTTAAATAGAGACAACCACAATAAGTTATTTCTCTCTCCTTTTAGAAATTTTTTCCCAAGTAAATAGGTACTATAAACAGCAATCGGTAAAAAAATTAGTAATAACAACTGTTTCTTTTTCTCTTTACTCATTCCTCCCCCTTATTTTATATATTCGTTTATAAATTTTAATACTTTTTCTTTTTGTATCTCACTTAATTCATTCATCTCTTTGCACAGCTCAGTTCCAGCATAAGAATGATTGATTTTATTCCCATCTCCTACGATAATATGCCCATTGTTGCTATTACTTTCAATATTTAATTGATTTTTACATTCTTCTAATTCTTTTCTTAATAATTCATTTTCTGTTTCTAAAAAGTATATTTTATCTTCAATATATTTTGGCAACGACCCTGATTTAATTAATAGATTATAAAAAAATTGTTTTTCATCAGAGCTTAAATTTAAACTTTCCATTATTTTTTCATGAGTTTCAGTTGTCCCCATCAAAGAACCTTTTTCTATATCAGATATGTAAGTATGTGAAAGTCCTGTTTTGTACGCCATCTGTCTCAAAGAAAGTTTTTTTTCGTTTCTTTTCAGCTTTAAGTAATCTCCTGCCTTCATATCACACCACCCTTTTAATTTTTATTAAATTATACCGTATTTTATTCTTAAATAGTAAGTTTTTAAACAAACTTTCTAACAAAATGTAAGTTTTATAATTGACACTTTAATAAAAGCATGATATATTTATACTTGTAAACTACAAAACGTACAAAGGAGGTAAATTTTGAACTTTGGAATTTTTTTAGAGCAAGAATTATCTAATCAAAACTTATCAAAATCTTCATTTTCTAAGAAGCTATCTATTTCTAGGCAAACCCTTACCACTAATATCCAACAGTGGAAAAATGGCAGAGAACCAAATATAAAAACAATTAAAAAATATTTAAAAATTTTAAATATTGATGCAACATTATTTTTTATGAATATGTAAGTTATGTAATTAACTTACATATTACCATAAATATTTAAATCAAAATTTTAAAACGGAGGTTGTTATGGTAGATAAATTGGAATTAGTTGAAAATCTTATTAAAGAGATTAAGTTTTATGGACTTGAAGATAAAATTGAAATTGAAATTTCTGATATGAAAAGTTTTGAAAAAAACTTTTTTGAAGAAGCTATACATGGTAATTATTTTTGGAACTATGTTTCTATCGTCAGTAAAATTTTATTTGAACACCTTTCATAATTAAGTTGCCTACTCGCTTTTATGGTAGGCACTCTATTAGAGGTCATCATTCCCCTATGGTGGCTTCTAACAGAGTTTTTGAACAAAATATACTAGGAGGTTATCTATGAGAACAGAAAGTAGCAACTCTTTAGCACTTGAAAGGTCTATGAATCTTCAATGTCATATCATGACTTTTGAAGAAGCTCTTAGACACGCAAGTGTTAATGATAAATTGGATGACGAAAGAAGAGAGAAAATGTTTGGACTTATGAAATGGAAATTTGATATGAACATCCATTTTGATAAGCGATATGAAAAAATATTATCTTTAGAAAATTTAGAGGAAATAAAAAAAGAACTCTTGTCATTAAAAAAAGAGATTAAAAGTTTTAATGATAAATTTGAAAAAAGCTTTGAGATTTTAAAAAGAGATGAGCTTTACTATGAAAAGATTGATGATGATGTAAGAACATATTTAATCAATTATGCTGCTAGATGTAGAGAAAAACTAAGAATTGAAAATTCAATGGTTGAAGAGAAACTAATCAGAGAAAATAAAGAAAATTTAAATAAATAAAAAAGGCAGGTATACTCACCCACCAATATCTCTCGCAAAGATATTATAGAGTATACCTCCTAAAAATGCAAATACTTTTTGCAAATAGGGAGGTTTTTTTTATGAGAATAAAAGTTTTATCAAATACTATAGAAGCAAGTATTTTCCATCAAGGTGAAAGATACTATTTCAAAGGGAATATGGATTCCATTTTTAAAGATATAAGCAAATTACTAAATGTTAAATACTAATTCTATTGGAGGAACAAATGAACAATAAA
The window above is part of the Cetobacterium sp. ZOR0034 genome. Proteins encoded here:
- a CDS encoding helix-turn-helix domain-containing protein, with translation MNFGIFLEQELSNQNLSKSSFSKKLSISRQTLTTNIQQWKNGREPNIKTIKKYLKILNIDATLFFMNM
- a CDS encoding helix-turn-helix domain-containing protein gives rise to the protein MKAGDYLKLKRNEKKLSLRQMAYKTGLSHTYISDIEKGSLMGTTETHEKIMESLNLSSDEKQFFYNLLIKSGSLPKYIEDKIYFLETENELLRKELEECKNQLNIESNSNNGHIIVGDGNKINHSYAGTELCKEMNELSEIQKEKVLKFINEYIK